Genomic DNA from Deltaproteobacteria bacterium:
CCGAAGGACGTCAAGCTCAAGGACGGTACCAAGGTCACCCTCAAGCCGTTCGAACGGAAGGACAAGGACGCCCTGTTCACCTTCTTCCAGCGCCTGCCGGAAGGGGACCGGCTCTTCCTCAAGGACAACGTCGCCGACCCGTCGACCGTCGAGCGGTGGGCGGCGGAGCTGAACTACGACCGGATCTACCCGATCCTCGCCTGGGTCGGAAACGACGTCGTGGCCGACGCCACGCTCCACAAGAACCTCGGGGGGTGGATGAAGCACGTCGGGACGATCCGGATCGTCGTGGCGAAGGATTTCCACCGGAAGGGGCTCGGCAGCATCCTCGCGAACGAGCTGTTCCTCCACGCCCTGAAATCGGGCCTCGAGAAGATCGTGGCCGAGGTCATGGACACGCAGCCCGGCGCCAAGCGGGTGTTCGAGAAGATGGGGTTCCGGCAGGAGGCCACCTTCCACGGACACGTCCGCGACCAGATCGGTGTGCGGCACGACCTGCTCGTCCTGTCGAAGGATCTCGAGGAGTTCTGGGCGAACATCCAGACGCACGAGTACTTCTCCTACCCCACAAGGGAGATGGAGGGGTAGAGCCGGAGCGCTTCCGGTA
This window encodes:
- a CDS encoding GNAT family N-acetyltransferase, producing the protein PKDVKLKDGTKVTLKPFERKDKDALFTFFQRLPEGDRLFLKDNVADPSTVERWAAELNYDRIYPILAWVGNDVVADATLHKNLGGWMKHVGTIRIVVAKDFHRKGLGSILANELFLHALKSGLEKIVAEVMDTQPGAKRVFEKMGFRQEATFHGHVRDQIGVRHDLLVLSKDLEEFWANIQTHEYFSYPTREMEG